One part of the Streptococcus sp. oral taxon 431 genome encodes these proteins:
- a CDS encoding accessory Sec-dependent serine-rich glycoprotein adhesin, whose amino-acid sequence MFFKRSNGEFRETDRVTRFKLIKSGKNWLRASTSNFGLLKVIRGQVEETIVAEVHEDAVSEKGLTSRVFLKGIVVAAAVLSATSLVHTGHADELGKDATTASALVSAPAVTTESESLSEQGSTDQSATLNESATETKEDTVVSSELVADAPVSEDKAILEQNASEAALLINIAEKYASNHQDADQKAAIHAAVANLQSELSASTSLANATAQAYADQRARLSKSVDELMAVLTVAGFEGNTTVNGSPVVSAQLDALSTSNTLTAPSVSPTMDQPNGASIEDPAWNNANYKLDPNADRYTYSIWDLQNWAGSANQGGVTYSNGGYYVTFSVDRATTGTTEAPKVHARLVEKATGKEVEALDMTANSTYQFKTLVQANPTYAPQFDYTLKEYAQILGTWTNNRDAGPKADDKYKHHILQVLDLAKPGNEGSTKPNVQTKIPREKITHTTYYKVEGTNEELASYSQTGIESQAYKASNPRSFEGYEFVRTDAEKDMSGFLGGVGAKYLELQGGRAHYYVKRIVEQIATDGTSVVKLYVLDPSKVSSYNPATDVNTPDLSNYTLVYTSDPVKPGEKPTPAGTKDATHSVGFVDSKDGQYHLKVETYTDGGNGNARLSGWFNKATGDAFTASPQFSVDVDPVRNNTSNIIGGNTPGDKASGYPSFFNNYSLPTVKEISTNVTHYYRKSDVKGNVYVHYQDTEGKTIKPDVTDEKDQPVNKVYDTVVDNRPNEITFEGKTYELVPAGNYTVGEVDDQGHLTSSDPTTGAVAKEDKNVTYIYKLKEGEVVITYVDENGKEIQKPRQDTPNSPYDTPYDTTEEGEKPNFIKAEDGKTYKIVPKGDYPVGKVDENGHLEKSAPVTGKVTKPKSTITYVYKEVNGNVYVHYVDTEGKTIKDDVTDEKAQPVDKDYDTVVDNRPQEIEFEGKTYELVPAGTYTAGEVDDQGHLKTTDPTTGKVIEGNKNVTYVYKLKEKPKGEVVITYVDEKGKEIQKPRQDTPNSPYDTPYDTTEEGEKPNFIKAEDGKTYKIVPKGDYPVGKVDENGHLEKSDPVTGKVTKPKSTITYVYKEVNGNVYVHYVDTEGKTIKDDVTDEKAQPVDKDYDTVVDNRPQEIEFEGKTYELVPAGTYTAGEVDDQGHLKTTDPTTGKVIEGNKNVTYVYKLKEKPKGEVVITYVDEKGKEIQKPRQDTPNSPYDTPYDTTEEGEKPNFIKAEDGKAYKIVPKGDYPVGKVDENGHLEKSDPVTGKVTKPKSTITYVYKEVNGNVYVHYVDTEGKTIKSDVTDEDAQPVDKDYDTVVDNRPQEIEFEGKTYELVPAGNYTVGEVDDQGHLKSTDPTTGKVIEGNKNVTYVYKLKETPAEPNGNVYVHYVDTEGKTIKSDVTDEDAQPVDKDYDTVVDNRPQEIEKDGKTYELVPAGNYTVGEVDDQGHLKSTDPTTGKVIEGNKNVTYVYKLKETPAEPKGNVYVHYVDTEGKTIKSDVTDEDAQPVDKDYDTVVDNRPQEIEFEGKTYELVPASNYTVGEVDDQGHLKSTDPTTGKVIEGNKNVTYVYKLKETPAEPKGNVYVHYVDTEGKTIKSDVTDEDAQPVDKDYDTVVDNRPQEIEFEGKTYELVPAGNYTVGEVDDQGHLTSSDDTTGKVAEQDKNVTYIYKLKEEPVQPKGSVYVHYKDTEGNELKASVTDMDKEPVDSAYDTVVDNRPKEIEKDGKTYVLVPAGNYPVGEVDDQGHLTSSDDTTGKVAEQDKNVTYIYKLKEEPVQPKGSVYVHYKDTEGNELKASVTDMDKEPVDSAYDTVVDNRPKEIEKDGKTYVLVPAGNYPVGEVDDQGHLTSSDDTTGKVAEQDKNVTYVYKLKETPAEPKGNVYVHYVDTEGKTIKSDVTDEDAQPVDKDYDTVVDNRPQEIEKDGKTYELVPAGNYTVGEVDDQGHLKSTDPTTGKVIEGNKNVTYVYKLKETPAEPKGNVYVHYVDTEGKTIKSDVTDEDAQPVDKDYDTVVDNRPQEIEKDGKTYELVPAGNYTVGEVDDQGHLKSTDPTTGKVIEGDKNVTYVYKLKETPAEPKGNVYVHYVDTEGKTIKSDVTDEDAQPVDKDYDTVVDNRPQEIEKDGKTYELVPAGNYTVGEVDDQGHLKSTDPTTGKVIEGDKNVTYVYKLKETPAEPKGNVYVHYVDTEGKTIKSDVTDEDAQPVDKDYDTVVDNRPQEIEKDGKTYELVPAGNYTVGEVDDQGHLKSTDPTTGKVIEGDKNVTYVYKLKETPAEPKGNVYVHYVDTEGKTIKSDVTDEDAQPVDKDYDTVVDNRPQEIEKDGKTYELVPAGNYTVGEVDDQGHLKSTDPTTGKVIEGDKNVTYVYKLKETPDKPVDPTSGKPVSEQPADPTSAKEQLPNTGETTSAGSTVLGVVAGLVGLATLGRRKKEDEK is encoded by the coding sequence ATGTTTTTTAAACGTTCAAACGGTGAATTCCGTGAAACCGATCGTGTGACTCGGTTCAAATTGATTAAGTCGGGTAAGAATTGGTTGCGCGCATCTACTTCGAACTTTGGGCTTCTAAAAGTGATTCGTGGTCAAGTAGAAGAGACTATTGTAGCCGAAGTGCATGAAGATGCGGTGTCAGAAAAGGGACTGACAAGTCGAGTATTCTTAAAAGGGATCGTCGTGGCCGCAGCTGTTCTTAGTGCGACATCGCTTGTACATACTGGTCATGCAGATGAACTAGGAAAAGATGCAACAACTGCATCAGCTTTGGTTAGTGCACCTGCAGTTACAACAGAGTCAGAATCATTGAGTGAGCAAGGTTCTACGGACCAATCAGCAACTCTAAATGAATCTGCTACTGAAACAAAAGAAGATACAGTGGTTTCATCTGAACTAGTTGCAGATGCTCCTGTGTCTGAAGACAAAGCAATCTTGGAACAAAATGCTTCTGAAGCAGCTTTGTTGATTAACATCGCTGAAAAATACGCATCAAACCATCAAGATGCAGATCAAAAAGCAGCGATCCATGCGGCTGTTGCTAACCTTCAATCAGAATTGTCTGCAAGCACTAGTTTGGCCAATGCAACTGCTCAAGCTTATGCAGATCAACGTGCACGTTTGAGCAAGTCAGTGGATGAGCTGATGGCAGTCTTAACAGTGGCAGGTTTTGAAGGAAACACTACTGTTAACGGATCACCAGTAGTCTCTGCACAGTTGGATGCTCTTTCAACCTCAAATACTCTAACAGCTCCATCTGTTTCTCCAACAATGGATCAACCAAACGGTGCTTCAATTGAAGACCCAGCATGGAACAATGCAAATTATAAATTAGATCCAAATGCAGACCGTTATACTTATTCAATCTGGGATCTTCAAAACTGGGCAGGATCTGCAAATCAAGGTGGGGTGACCTATAGCAATGGTGGTTACTATGTAACGTTCTCAGTAGACCGTGCTACTACGGGGACTACAGAAGCTCCAAAAGTTCATGCTCGTTTGGTAGAAAAAGCTACTGGTAAAGAAGTAGAAGCGTTGGATATGACTGCTAACTCAACTTACCAATTTAAAACTTTGGTGCAAGCAAATCCAACTTATGCACCTCAATTTGATTATACGCTTAAAGAGTATGCGCAGATTCTTGGGACATGGACAAATAACCGAGATGCTGGTCCAAAAGCGGATGACAAATATAAACATCATATTCTTCAAGTTCTTGATTTAGCAAAACCTGGAAATGAAGGATCAACAAAACCAAACGTTCAAACAAAAATTCCTCGTGAAAAAATCACTCATACGACCTATTATAAAGTTGAGGGAACTAATGAAGAATTAGCTTCATATAGTCAAACCGGCATTGAAAGCCAAGCCTACAAGGCATCTAATCCGCGTTCATTTGAAGGCTACGAGTTCGTACGTACGGATGCTGAAAAAGATATGAGCGGTTTCTTAGGTGGTGTTGGAGCTAAGTACCTGGAACTTCAAGGTGGGCGCGCTCATTACTACGTGAAACGTATTGTTGAACAAATAGCGACAGACGGGACCTCAGTTGTTAAGTTATATGTCTTAGATCCGTCAAAAGTTTCATCTTACAACCCAGCAACTGATGTTAACACCCCTGATTTAAGTAATTATACATTGGTATATACCTCAGATCCTGTTAAGCCAGGAGAGAAACCAACACCTGCTGGAACAAAAGATGCAACTCACTCAGTTGGATTTGTTGATAGTAAGGATGGACAATACCATCTTAAAGTAGAAACTTATACTGATGGTGGGAATGGAAATGCGCGTTTGAGTGGTTGGTTCAATAAAGCCACTGGAGATGCCTTTACCGCTTCACCGCAGTTCTCAGTTGATGTTGATCCAGTTCGAAATAATACATCTAACATCATTGGTGGAAATACACCAGGAGATAAAGCTTCAGGCTATCCATCATTCTTTAATAACTATTCTCTTCCAACAGTCAAAGAAATTTCTACGAATGTAACTCACTATTACCGCAAATCAGATGTTAAAGGTAATGTCTACGTTCATTATCAAGATACAGAAGGTAAGACTATTAAGCCAGATGTAACCGATGAAAAAGATCAACCAGTTAATAAGGTCTACGATACAGTTGTAGACAATCGTCCGAACGAGATTACATTCGAAGGTAAGACTTACGAGTTAGTCCCAGCTGGTAACTACACAGTAGGTGAAGTTGATGACCAAGGACATCTTACATCATCAGATCCAACAACAGGTGCAGTTGCTAAAGAGGATAAGAATGTAACTTACATCTACAAACTTAAAGAAGGTGAAGTTGTTATCACTTATGTAGATGAAAATGGTAAAGAGATTCAAAAACCTCGTCAAGACACTCCAAATTCACCATATGACACACCATATGACACTACTGAGGAAGGTGAAAAACCTAACTTCATCAAGGCAGAAGATGGTAAGACATATAAGATCGTACCGAAGGGTGATTATCCTGTAGGTAAGGTTGATGAGAATGGACACCTTGAAAAGTCTGCCCCAGTTACAGGTAAGGTTACTAAACCAAAATCAACTATCACTTATGTTTATAAAGAAGTGAATGGTAATGTCTATGTACACTACGTTGATACAGAAGGTAAGACAATCAAGGACGATGTTACTGATGAAAAAGCTCAACCAGTAGACAAAGACTACGACACAGTTGTAGACAACCGTCCACAAGAGATTGAATTCGAAGGCAAGACTTACGAATTGGTTCCAGCTGGTACTTACACAGCCGGTGAAGTAGATGACCAAGGTCACCTTAAAACAACAGATCCAACAACTGGTAAGGTTATCGAAGGCAATAAGAATGTCACTTATGTCTACAAGTTGAAAGAAAAACCAAAAGGTGAAGTTGTTATCACTTATGTGGATGAGAAGGGTAAAGAGATTCAAAAACCTCGTCAAGACACTCCAAATTCACCATATGACACACCATATGACACTACTGAGGAAGGTGAAAAACCTAACTTCATCAAGGCAGAAGATGGTAAGACATATAAGATCGTACCGAAGGGTGATTATCCTGTAGGTAAGGTTGATGAGAATGGACACCTTGAAAAGTCTGACCCAGTTACAGGTAAGGTTACTAAACCAAAATCAACTATCACTTATGTTTATAAAGAAGTGAATGGTAATGTCTATGTACACTACGTTGATACAGAAGGTAAGACAATCAAGGACGATGTTACTGATGAAAAAGCTCAACCAGTAGACAAAGACTATGACACAGTTGTAGACAACCGTCCACAAGAGATTGAATTCGAAGGCAAGACTTACGAATTGGTTCCAGCTGGTACTTACACAGCCGGTGAAGTAGATGACCAAGGTCACCTTAAAACAACAGATCCAACAACTGGTAAGGTTATCGAAGGCAATAAGAATGTCACTTATGTCTACAAGTTGAAAGAAAAACCAAAAGGTGAAGTTGTTATCACTTATGTGGATGAGAAGGGTAAAGAGATTCAAAAACCTCGTCAAGACACTCCAAACTCACCATATGATACACCATATGACACTACTGAGGAAGGTGAAAAACCTAACTTTATCAAGGCAGAAGATGGTAAGGCCTATAAGATCGTACCGAAGGGTGATTATCCTGTAGGTAAGGTTGATGAGAATGGACACCTTGAAAAGTCTGACCCAGTTACAGGTAAGGTTACTAAACCAAAATCAACTATCACTTATGTTTATAAAGAAGTGAATGGTAATGTCTATGTCCACTATGTAGATACGGAAGGCAAGACAATCAAGTCAGATGTAACCGACGAAGATGCTCAACCAGTAGACAAAGACTACGACACAGTTGTAGACAACCGTCCACAAGAAATTGAATTCGAAGGCAAGACTTATGAATTGGTCCCAGCTGGTAACTACACAGTAGGTGAAGTAGATGACCAAGGTCACTTGAAGTCAACAGACCCAACAACTGGTAAGGTTATCGAAGGCAATAAGAATGTAACATATGTATACAAACTTAAAGAAACACCAGCTGAGCCTAATGGTAACGTTTATGTCCACTATGTAGATACGGAAGGCAAGACAATCAAGTCAGATGTAACCGACGAAGATGCTCAACCAGTAGACAAAGACTACGACACAGTTGTAGACAACCGTCCACAAGAGATTGAAAAAGACGGTAAGACTTATGAATTGGTCCCAGCTGGTAACTACACAGTAGGTGAAGTAGATGACCAAGGTCACTTGAAGTCAACAGACCCAACAACTGGTAAGGTTATCGAAGGCAATAAGAATGTAACATATGTATACAAACTTAAAGAAACACCAGCTGAGCCTAAGGGTAACGTTTATGTCCACTATGTAGATACGGAAGGCAAGACAATCAAGTCAGATGTAACCGACGAAGATGCTCAACCAGTAGACAAAGACTACGACACAGTTGTAGACAACCGTCCACAAGAGATTGAATTCGAAGGCAAGACTTATGAATTGGTCCCAGCTAGTAACTACACAGTAGGTGAAGTAGATGACCAAGGTCACTTGAAGTCAACAGACCCAACAACTGGTAAGGTTATCGAAGGCAATAAGAATGTAACATATGTATACAAACTTAAAGAAACACCAGCTGAACCTAAGGGTAATGTTTATGTACACTACGTTGATACAGAAGGTAAGACAATCAAGTCAGATGTAACCGACGAAGATGCTCAACCAGTAGACAAAGACTACGACACAGTTGTAGACAACCGTCCACAAGAGATTGAATTCGAAGGCAAGACTTATGAATTGGTCCCAGCTGGTAACTACACAGTAGGTGAAGTAGATGACCAAGGTCACCTTACATCATCAGATGACACAACAGGTAAAGTAGCTGAACAAGATAAGAACGTTACTTACATCTACAAGCTTAAAGAAGAACCAGTTCAACCAAAAGGTAGTGTCTATGTACACTATAAAGATACAGAAGGCAATGAGCTTAAAGCTTCTGTAACGGATATGGATAAAGAACCAGTTGATTCAGCTTACGATACAGTCGTAGACAACCGTCCAAAAGAAATCGAAAAAGATGGTAAGACTTATGTATTGGTACCAGCCGGTAACTACCCAGTAGGTGAAGTAGATGACCAAGGTCACCTTACATCATCAGATGACACAACAGGTAAAGTAGCTGAACAAGATAAGAACGTTACTTACATCTACAAGCTTAAAGAAGAACCAGTTCAACCAAAAGGTAGTGTCTATGTACACTATAAAGATACAGAAGGCAATGAGCTTAAAGCTTCTGTAACGGATATGGATAAAGAACCAGTTGATTCAGCTTACGATACAGTCGTAGACAACCGTCCAAAAGAAATCGAAAAAGATGGTAAGACTTATGTATTGGTACCAGCCGGTAACTACCCAGTAGGTGAAGTAGATGACCAAGGTCACCTTACATCATCAGATGACACAACAGGTAAAGTAGCTGAACAAGATAAGAACGTAACATATGTATACAAACTTAAAGAAACACCAGCTGAGCCTAAGGGTAACGTTTATGTCCACTATGTAGATACGGAAGGCAAGACAATCAAGTCAGATGTAACCGACGAAGATGCTCAACCAGTAGACAAAGACTACGACACAGTTGTAGACAACCGTCCACAAGAGATTGAAAAAGACGGTAAGACTTATGAATTGGTCCCAGCTGGTAACTACACAGTAGGTGAAGTAGATGACCAAGGTCACTTGAAGTCAACAGACCCAACAACTGGTAAGGTTATCGAAGGCAATAAGAATGTAACCTATGTATACAAACTTAAAGAAACACCAGCTGAGCCTAAGGGTAACGTTTATGTCCACTATGTAGATACGGAAGGCAAGACAATCAAGTCAGATGTAACCGACGAAGATGCTCAACCAGTAGACAAAGACTACGATACAGTTGTAGACAACCGTCCACAAGAGATTGAAAAAGACGGTAAGACTTACGAATTGGTCCCAGCTGGTAACTACACAGTAGGTGAAGTAGATGATCAAGGTCACTTGAAGTCAACAGACCCAACAACTGGTAAGGTTATCGAAGGTGATAAGAATGTAACATATGTATACAAACTTAAAGAAACACCAGCTGAGCCTAAGGGTAACGTTTATGTCCACTACGTTGATACAGAAGGTAAGACAATCAAGTCAGATGTAACCGACGAAGATGCTCAACCAGTAGACAAAGACTACGACACAGTTGTAGACAACCGTCCACAAGAGATTGAAAAAGACGGTAAGACTTATGAATTGGTCCCAGCTGGTAACTACACAGTAGGTGAAGTAGATGACCAAGGTCACTTGAAGTCAACAGACCCAACAACTGGTAAGGTTATCGAAGGTGATAAGAATGTAACCTATGTATACAAACTTAAAGAAACACCAGCTGAGCCTAAGGGTAACGTTTATGTCCACTACGTTGATACAGAAGGTAAGACCATCAAGTCAGATGTAACCGACGAAGATGCTCAACCAGTGGACAAAGACTACGACACAGTTGTAGACAACCGTCCACAAGAGATTGAAAAAGACGGTAAGACTTACGAATTGGTCCCAGCTGGTAACTACACAGTAGGTGAAGTAGATGATCAAGGTCACTTGAAGTCAACAGACCCAACAACTGGTAAGGTTATCGAAGGTGATAAGAATGTAACCTATGTATACAAACTTAAAGAAACACCAGCTGAGCCTAAGGGTAACGTTTATGTCCACTACGTTGATACAGAAGGTAAGACCATCAAGTCAGATGTAACCGACGAAGATGCTCAACCAGTGGACAAAGACTACGACACAGTTGTAGACAACCGTCCACAAGAGATTGAAAAAGACGGTAAGACTTACGAATTGGTCCCAGCTGGTAACTACACAGTAGGTGAAGTAGATGATCAAGGTCACTTGAAGTCAACAGACCCAACAACTGGTAAGGTTATCGAAGGCGATAAGAATGTAACCTATGTATACAAACTTAAAGAAACACCAGATAAACCTGTAGATCCAACATCAGGTAAACCGGTTTCGGAACAACCAGCTGATCCAACATCGGCTAAGGAACAACTTCCAAATACTGGTGAAACTACATCTGCAGGATCAACTGTACTCGGAGTAGTTGCAGGACTTGTAGGATTGGCAACACTTGGACGTCGTAAGAAGGAAGACGAAAAATAG